A window from Candidatus Latescibacterota bacterium encodes these proteins:
- a CDS encoding phenylacetate--CoA ligase family protein, translated as MSKTKQDIYLSLPAPIRQGIIYGVSAYNRALRYGRNYRETLELALSADAWTKSEAEAYVSGQLGLLLAEAKAHVAYYTEALAPFSAQHLQEIARRRELGSVPFLAKSTLKARPSSFLNSSRKAAVSSSTSGSTGSPLTVQFDRYSMERRMAFIHHHRRWLGLRPRARTLRLSGREIVPASQSRPPFWVANPFENQLLVSTYHLNTSALPAILDKILSYDPEVIDGYPTAIAQIASAMRTSGGVLGALRGVITTAETLDPTLRAEIESGLGVQVLDYYAASEGVPLIQQCEHGRYHLRLDSGAFEILDENDAPCAPGQPGELVVTSFVQWQMPLIRYRTGDLAISAVANQLCPCGRTLPTIEGVLGRVEDLVLTPDGRKIGMFSYRTLKHVQGYREAQIIQLTESSFRVRYALDGTRPEDEVQRQTQQIFARVLGYESDVEFESVPAIERGPNGKFRSTVGLGTSSPAD; from the coding sequence TTGTCGAAGACGAAGCAGGACATCTACCTATCACTGCCGGCACCCATCCGGCAGGGGATCATCTATGGGGTGTCCGCCTATAACAGGGCGCTTCGATATGGCCGCAACTACCGGGAAACGCTTGAGCTCGCCCTCTCGGCGGACGCTTGGACGAAGTCCGAGGCTGAGGCCTACGTTTCCGGCCAGCTAGGGCTCTTGCTCGCCGAGGCGAAGGCTCACGTCGCCTACTACACCGAAGCACTCGCCCCCTTCTCGGCTCAACATCTCCAGGAGATTGCAAGGCGACGGGAGCTTGGTTCCGTTCCGTTCCTCGCGAAGTCCACGCTCAAGGCAAGACCTTCGAGCTTCTTGAACTCCTCGAGGAAGGCGGCGGTCAGCAGCTCGACCAGCGGTTCGACGGGATCCCCACTGACTGTTCAGTTTGACCGGTACTCGATGGAACGCCGAATGGCGTTCATCCATCATCATCGCCGGTGGCTCGGGCTTCGGCCACGAGCGCGGACCCTGCGTCTATCGGGACGCGAAATCGTTCCAGCTTCGCAGTCGCGCCCCCCATTCTGGGTGGCGAATCCCTTCGAGAACCAGCTACTGGTCTCGACCTACCACTTGAACACATCCGCACTGCCGGCCATCCTCGACAAGATACTCAGCTACGATCCCGAGGTCATCGACGGCTACCCTACAGCAATCGCCCAGATCGCCAGCGCGATGCGAACGTCAGGCGGCGTGCTTGGAGCCCTACGGGGAGTCATCACTACTGCCGAGACGTTGGATCCGACCCTGAGGGCGGAGATCGAGAGTGGCCTGGGAGTGCAGGTGCTTGACTACTACGCCGCCAGCGAAGGTGTCCCTCTGATTCAGCAGTGCGAGCACGGGCGGTACCACCTTCGACTCGACTCCGGAGCCTTCGAGATCCTAGATGAGAATGACGCCCCCTGCGCACCTGGGCAGCCTGGGGAGCTCGTGGTCACCAGCTTCGTCCAGTGGCAGATGCCCTTGATCAGATACCGAACAGGCGACCTAGCGATTTCCGCGGTAGCCAACCAGCTCTGCCCCTGTGGTCGGACCCTTCCGACCATCGAAGGTGTACTGGGTAGGGTCGAGGATCTTGTGCTAACCCCGGATGGTCGCAAGATCGGAATGTTCAGCTACAGAACGCTGAAGCACGTCCAGGGATACCGCGAAGCCCAGATCATCCAGCTCACGGAGTCTTCATTCCGGGTCAGGTACGCCCTCGACGGCACACGGCCCGAGGATGAGGTCCAGCGCCAGACTCAGCAGATCTTTGCCCGCGTCCTGGGCTACGAATCTGATGTCGAGTTTGAGTCGGTACCCGCCATCGAGCGCGGACCGAATGGCAAGTTCAGAAGCACAGTCGGCCTTGGGACCAGCAGTCCCGCGGACTAG